The window CTGGTGATAGTATTGCTGGCGCTTGTGTTGGCTGGAATATATCAATACAACCGGTCGGAGTCAGATCTGGGCATACAGGAGAGCAATGCAGCCACGGGAGATCTGGTTTCGGAAAATTATTCTGAACAAGGTTCATCAGTGGACGCGCCAAAAAATATTTCCTGGATTGACTACACCCCGGGCATGGCCCTGGCCGGGCAGGAGGGGAAAAATATTTTTCTTTACTTCAATGCATCCTGGTGTGGATACTGCACGAAATTAAAAAAGGAAACCTTCACGGATGACCGGATCAAAACCTACCTCAACGACCATTTTGTCAGTATCAGCGTGGATACGGACAAACGAGGGGAATTGGCCCAGCAATGGGGCATTCGTGGGCTTCCGACTCTGTGGTTCCTTGAGCCTGACGGAACAAAAATTTCCAATCTGCCCGGATTTGTCAATGCCGATCACCTGATCACAATTTTGCAGTATATTCATACCCAAAGTTACAAAACCATGAAATTTCAGGACTATGTCCATCAAAAAAAATCCTGATCCCCGATTTTAAAAGAAAGTATTGATTGATTTTTATTTCAGGAGAATTGAATATGATGCGGATCGGTATTATTGGCGGGTCAGGACTGGATGATCCTGATATTTTAGAAAATTGTGAGAAGGTTGAGGCTGACACACCCTACGGTCCGCCTTCTTCAGATATCATGTCCGGTCTCATCACCGGCACCCCGGTGTTT is drawn from uncultured Desulfobacter sp. and contains these coding sequences:
- a CDS encoding thioredoxin family protein, with protein sequence MRKENILVIVLLALVLAGIYQYNRSESDLGIQESNAATGDLVSENYSEQGSSVDAPKNISWIDYTPGMALAGQEGKNIFLYFNASWCGYCTKLKKETFTDDRIKTYLNDHFVSISVDTDKRGELAQQWGIRGLPTLWFLEPDGTKISNLPGFVNADHLITILQYIHTQSYKTMKFQDYVHQKKS